A single Scleropages formosus chromosome 4, fSclFor1.1, whole genome shotgun sequence DNA region contains:
- the LOC108932844 gene encoding reticulon-4-like isoform X7, which produces MDAKRVVDLLYWRDVKTTGVVFGAALFLLLSLTVCSIISVCSYVALALLSVTITFRIYKGILQAVQKSDEGHPFKVYLEQDVALSEDLVHKYSDVTLVHINSILKELRRLFLVEDLVDSLKFAVLMWILTYVGALFNGLTLLILGLIAVFSCPVIYERHQKQIDHYLALARNQMKDVVGKIQAKIPGMKPKTE; this is translated from the exons ATGGATGCCAAGCGCG TGGTGGACCTCTTGTACTGGCGCGATGTCAAGACGACGGGCGTGGTGTTCGGCGCCgccctcttcctgctgctctccctGACCGTGTGCAGCATCATCAGCGTGTGCTCCTACGTGGCCCTGGCCCTGCTCTCGGTCACCATCACGTTCAGGATATACAAGGGCATCCTGCAGGCCGTCCAGAAATCTGATGAAGGACATCCCTTCAA GGTCTACCTGGAGCAGGACGTGGCTCTGTCCGAGGACCTGGTCCACAAGTACAGCGACGTGACCCTGGTGCATATCAACAGCATCCTGAAGGAGCTGCGGCGCCTCTTCTTGGTGGAAGATCTGGTGGATTCCCTCAAG TTCGCTGTGCTCATGTGGATCCTGACATACGTCGGTGCCTTGTTCAACGGCCTCACTCTGCTCATCCTTG GTCTCATTGCGGTGTTCAGCTGCCCAGTTATTTATGAAAGACACCAG AAACAAATTGACCATTACTTGGCCCTGGCAAGAAACCAAATGAAAGATGTTGTTGGAAA GATCCAGGCCAAGATTCCTGGGATGAAGCCCAAGACCGAGTGA
- the LOC108932844 gene encoding reticulon-1-A-like isoform X4 has translation MEDNAEISSTTPHVGEHQLGEDRRVAEPSSDFAPASRFEDREALSKYEEDILDLAGGAQEAIERHRQSDTPVSHDFSAFDSSGQVEEPEEDTLMNAGRGFGDSLGGRTPTEGFGEAVSSEPETSPPGPASTGKEPRSASPPPNEPIFPPSAPSQPLMHSSAVVDLLYWRDVKTTGVVFGAALFLLLSLTVCSIISVCSYVALALLSVTITFRIYKGILQAVQKSDEGHPFKVYLEQDVALSEDLVHKYSDVTLVHINSILKELRRLFLVEDLVDSLKFAVLMWILTYVGALFNGLTLLILGLIAVFSCPVIYERHQKQIDHYLALARNQMKDVVGKIQAKIPGMKPKTE, from the exons ATGGAAGACAACGCGGAAATATCTTCCACGACCCCTCACGTAGGTGAGCACCAGCTTGGGGAAGACCGGCGGGTGGCGGAGCCGAGCTCGGATTTCGCGCCGGCGAGCCGGTTCGAGGACCGCGAAGCCCTGTCCAAGTACGAGGAGGACATCCTGGACCTGGCCGGCGGTGCGCAGGAAGCCATCGAGCGCCACAGACAGTCCGACACCCCGGTGTCACACGACTTCTCAGCATTCGACTCCTCCGGCCAAGTCGAGGAGCCTGAGGAGGACACGCTAATGAACGCCGGCAGAGGCTTCGGCGACTCCCTGGGAGGACGAACCCCCACTGAGGGGTTCGGAGAAGCGGTGTCGTCGGAACCAGAAACATCCCCGCCGGGTCCGGCGAGTACCGGGAAGGAGCCACGATCCGCCTCGCCGCCGCCCA atgagcctatttttcctccttctgctccatCTCAACCTTTGATGCATTCTTCTGCAG TGGTGGACCTCTTGTACTGGCGCGATGTCAAGACGACGGGCGTGGTGTTCGGCGCCgccctcttcctgctgctctccctGACCGTGTGCAGCATCATCAGCGTGTGCTCCTACGTGGCCCTGGCCCTGCTCTCGGTCACCATCACGTTCAGGATATACAAGGGCATCCTGCAGGCCGTCCAGAAATCTGATGAAGGACATCCCTTCAA GGTCTACCTGGAGCAGGACGTGGCTCTGTCCGAGGACCTGGTCCACAAGTACAGCGACGTGACCCTGGTGCATATCAACAGCATCCTGAAGGAGCTGCGGCGCCTCTTCTTGGTGGAAGATCTGGTGGATTCCCTCAAG TTCGCTGTGCTCATGTGGATCCTGACATACGTCGGTGCCTTGTTCAACGGCCTCACTCTGCTCATCCTTG GTCTCATTGCGGTGTTCAGCTGCCCAGTTATTTATGAAAGACACCAG AAACAAATTGACCATTACTTGGCCCTGGCAAGAAACCAAATGAAAGATGTTGTTGGAAA GATCCAGGCCAAGATTCCTGGGATGAAGCCCAAGACCGAGTGA
- the LOC108932844 gene encoding reticulon-4-like isoform X6 — MASEPAKHWKECVVDLLYWRDVKTTGVVFGAALFLLLSLTVCSIISVCSYVALALLSVTITFRIYKGILQAVQKSDEGHPFKVYLEQDVALSEDLVHKYSDVTLVHINSILKELRRLFLVEDLVDSLKFAVLMWILTYVGALFNGLTLLILGLIAVFSCPVIYERHQKQIDHYLALARNQMKDVVGKIQAKIPGMKPKTE, encoded by the exons ATGGCAAGCGAGCCGGCAAAACACTGGAAGGAGTGTG TGGTGGACCTCTTGTACTGGCGCGATGTCAAGACGACGGGCGTGGTGTTCGGCGCCgccctcttcctgctgctctccctGACCGTGTGCAGCATCATCAGCGTGTGCTCCTACGTGGCCCTGGCCCTGCTCTCGGTCACCATCACGTTCAGGATATACAAGGGCATCCTGCAGGCCGTCCAGAAATCTGATGAAGGACATCCCTTCAA GGTCTACCTGGAGCAGGACGTGGCTCTGTCCGAGGACCTGGTCCACAAGTACAGCGACGTGACCCTGGTGCATATCAACAGCATCCTGAAGGAGCTGCGGCGCCTCTTCTTGGTGGAAGATCTGGTGGATTCCCTCAAG TTCGCTGTGCTCATGTGGATCCTGACATACGTCGGTGCCTTGTTCAACGGCCTCACTCTGCTCATCCTTG GTCTCATTGCGGTGTTCAGCTGCCCAGTTATTTATGAAAGACACCAG AAACAAATTGACCATTACTTGGCCCTGGCAAGAAACCAAATGAAAGATGTTGTTGGAAA GATCCAGGCCAAGATTCCTGGGATGAAGCCCAAGACCGAGTGA
- the LOC108932844 gene encoding reticulon-4-like isoform X3 produces MEDNAEISSTTPHVGEHQLGEDRRVAEPSSDFAPASRFEDREALSKYEEDILDLAGGAQEAIERHRQSDTPVSHDFSAFDSSGQVEEPEEDTLMNAGRGFGDSLGGRTPTEGFGEAVSSEPETSPPGPASTGKEPRSASPPPTNMDVPHYETQDITKAVDETAKDVLSAKTLWYESDMVTSKAGADDDDDDDDDFMFEMKASAASKNPFQGFSPIGDSSSGFPQFSEASDGKAAKVSESPTPDVVQHAHDGDLQETVLTKPKEEATVDLVQMASDSVMEPVSASVQSALTEGSEESPVPPSLPDILKSSPLNPDKIDSGSSEESSDYEHSPTQEVRMGNLSSTNPFAFDTKISLLKEMAEETEARAAEKVKPNIEASSAEKMFGAFDLVKEAETTTKSKDSEVEEKDSLFSGQDSPKFVELSQIRNPPASMNLPTSPPSKPVAAEESDSESPMTDSLSPVLEAMAKNPASFQVEVESKSLEDSKTSPVKAMKGLSEGYLEEHEASEQEVSSEEFEFIERPPKGVMDEFLETLDSSKFAKVPEMGTDDDASPGFGQAELPADMTSELGSHQNSYMLLTQSAAGASSPKLKMDLENPVASFKEVVHHVDKAAAPSLAPLIQPNIEEPEKPTASQKKEEDQRTNVATSPEAPNAAQLPTLSAETVVDLLYWRDVKTTGVVFGAALFLLLSLTVCSIISVCSYVALALLSVTITFRIYKGILQAVQKSDEGHPFKVYLEQDVALSEDLVHKYSDVTLVHINSILKELRRLFLVEDLVDSLKFAVLMWILTYVGALFNGLTLLILGLIAVFSCPVIYERHQKQIDHYLALARNQMKDVVGKIQAKIPGMKPKTE; encoded by the exons ATGGAAGACAACGCGGAAATATCTTCCACGACCCCTCACGTAGGTGAGCACCAGCTTGGGGAAGACCGGCGGGTGGCGGAGCCGAGCTCGGATTTCGCGCCGGCGAGCCGGTTCGAGGACCGCGAAGCCCTGTCCAAGTACGAGGAGGACATCCTGGACCTGGCCGGCGGTGCGCAGGAAGCCATCGAGCGCCACAGACAGTCCGACACCCCGGTGTCACACGACTTCTCAGCATTCGACTCCTCCGGCCAAGTCGAGGAGCCTGAGGAGGACACGCTAATGAACGCCGGCAGAGGCTTCGGCGACTCCCTGGGAGGACGAACCCCCACTGAGGGGTTCGGAGAAGCGGTGTCGTCGGAACCAGAAACATCCCCGCCGGGTCCGGCGAGTACCGGGAAGGAGCCACGATCCGCCTCGCCGCCGCCCA CAAACATGGATGTGCCCCACTATGAAACTCAAGACATCACAAAGGCTGTGGATGAAACTGCTAAAGATGTGCTTTCTGCAAAAACATTGTGGTACGAATCTGATATGGTAACAAGCAAAGCAGgggcagatgatgatgatgatgatgatgatgatttcatGTTTGAGATGAAGGCCTCTGCTGCTTCCAAGAACCCTTTCCAAGGGTTCTCTCCCATTGGAGATTCCAGCAGTGGGTTTCCACAGTTCAGCGAGGCTTCAGATGGAAAGGCTGCAAAAGTGTCTGAAAGCCCAACGCCAGATGTAGTGCAGCATGCACATGATGGAGATTTGCAAGAAACTGTTCTGACAAAACCTAAAGAAGAAGCAACTGTTGATTTGGTACAAATGGCTTCTGATTCAGTCATGGAACCGGTCAGTGCCTCAGTGCAGTCTGCTTTAACTGAAGGGTCTGAGGAATCTCCAGTGCCACCTTCTCTTCCAGACATCTTGAAATCTTCTCCTTTGAATCCTGACAAAATAGATTCAGGATCATCTGAGGAAAGTTCTGACTATGAACACAGTCCAACTCAAGAAGTGAGAATGGGAAACCTTTCATCTACAAACCCTTTTGCCTTTGATACCAAGATTTCACTCCTGAAGGAAATGGCAGAAGAGACAGAAGCTCGTGCAGCTGAGAAAGTAAAGCCAAACATAGAAGCATCAAGTGCTGAGAAAATGTTTGGCGCTTTTGACCTGGTGAAGGAGGCTGAGACTACTACTAAAAGCAAAGATTCAGAAGTAGAGGAGAAAGACTCTTTGTTTTCCGGTCAGGATTCACCAAAATTTGTCGAGCTGTCTCAGATTAGGAACCCCCCTGCATCTATGAACCTGCCCACCAGCCCACCTAGTAAACCTGTAGCAGCTGAAGAATCTGATTCTGAAAGTCCAATGACAGATTCGTTGTCTCCGGTCTTGGAAGCAATGGCAAAGAATCCTGCAAGTTTTCAAGTTGAAGTTGAGAGCAAGAGTTTGGAAGATTCCAAAACCTCACCTGTCAAGGCGATGAAGGGTCTGTCAGAAGGTTATTTAGAGGAACACGAGGCTTCTGAGCAGGAGGTCTCATCAGAAGAATTTGAGTTCATAGAAAGGCCCCCGAAAGGTGTGATGGATGAGTTTTTGGAAACATTGGACAGCTCCAAGTTTGCGAAAGTGCCAGAAATGGGCACAGACGATGACGCGTCACCTGGTTTTGGGCAGGCAGAGTTACCTGCAGACATGACTTCTGAGCTGGGGTCACATCAAAACTCCTACATGCTGTTGACACAATCAGCTGCTGGGGCTTCATCCCCAAAACTGAAGATGGATCTGGAGAACCCAGTCGCTTCGTTCAAAGAGGTCGTACATCATGTCGACAAGGCTGCTGCCCCTTCGCTCGCCCCTCTCATTCAGCCAAACATAGAAGAGCCTGAGAAACCCACTGCTTctcagaagaaggaggaggaccaGAGGACCAATGTGGCAACCTCCCCTGAAGCACCTAATGCTGCTCAGTTGCCAACCTTGAGCGCAGAAACAG TGGTGGACCTCTTGTACTGGCGCGATGTCAAGACGACGGGCGTGGTGTTCGGCGCCgccctcttcctgctgctctccctGACCGTGTGCAGCATCATCAGCGTGTGCTCCTACGTGGCCCTGGCCCTGCTCTCGGTCACCATCACGTTCAGGATATACAAGGGCATCCTGCAGGCCGTCCAGAAATCTGATGAAGGACATCCCTTCAA GGTCTACCTGGAGCAGGACGTGGCTCTGTCCGAGGACCTGGTCCACAAGTACAGCGACGTGACCCTGGTGCATATCAACAGCATCCTGAAGGAGCTGCGGCGCCTCTTCTTGGTGGAAGATCTGGTGGATTCCCTCAAG TTCGCTGTGCTCATGTGGATCCTGACATACGTCGGTGCCTTGTTCAACGGCCTCACTCTGCTCATCCTTG GTCTCATTGCGGTGTTCAGCTGCCCAGTTATTTATGAAAGACACCAG AAACAAATTGACCATTACTTGGCCCTGGCAAGAAACCAAATGAAAGATGTTGTTGGAAA GATCCAGGCCAAGATTCCTGGGATGAAGCCCAAGACCGAGTGA
- the LOC108932844 gene encoding reticulon-4-like isoform X1: protein MEDNAEISSTTPHVGEHQLGEDRRVAEPSSDFAPASRFEDREALSKYEEDILDLAGGAQEAIERHRQSDTPVSHDFSAFDSSGQVEEPEEDTLMNAGRGFGDSLGGRTPTEGFGEAVSSEPETSPPGPASTGKEPRSASPPPNEPIFPPSAPSQPLMHSSAAGRAEPLGQEGDPSRLGSVTLPSSISPLHSPDSLEELSLSESPNQAPMSMPFGSHVVPATEFPQKPSQDVPLNEDVNVFECKTESKLSLGSGDQSIISKKDGETTKTATMSALESDRLLSSFMTSEIDLGSKIDTGKSARCEDSGVASSPDEKLGSSVGSHEDAKTDSDKEGFDKDSESGESTGSTPTQSPVNPKITAESFLSHSSFNPTANMDVPHYETQDITKAVDETAKDVLSAKTLWYESDMVTSKAGADDDDDDDDDFMFEMKASAASKNPFQGFSPIGDSSSGFPQFSEASDGKAAKVSESPTPDVVQHAHDGDLQETVLTKPKEEATVDLVQMASDSVMEPVSASVQSALTEGSEESPVPPSLPDILKSSPLNPDKIDSGSSEESSDYEHSPTQEVRMGNLSSTNPFAFDTKISLLKEMAEETEARAAEKVKPNIEASSAEKMFGAFDLVKEAETTTKSKDSEVEEKDSLFSGQDSPKFVELSQIRNPPASMNLPTSPPSKPVAAEESDSESPMTDSLSPVLEAMAKNPASFQVEVESKSLEDSKTSPVKAMKGLSEGYLEEHEASEQEVSSEEFEFIERPPKGVMDEFLETLDSSKFAKVPEMGTDDDASPGFGQAELPADMTSELGSHQNSYMLLTQSAAGASSPKLKMDLENPVASFKEVVHHVDKAAAPSLAPLIQPNIEEPEKPTASQKKEEDQRTNVATSPEAPNAAQLPTLSAETVVDLLYWRDVKTTGVVFGAALFLLLSLTVCSIISVCSYVALALLSVTITFRIYKGILQAVQKSDEGHPFKVYLEQDVALSEDLVHKYSDVTLVHINSILKELRRLFLVEDLVDSLKFAVLMWILTYVGALFNGLTLLILGLIAVFSCPVIYERHQKQIDHYLALARNQMKDVVGKIQAKIPGMKPKTE, encoded by the exons ATGGAAGACAACGCGGAAATATCTTCCACGACCCCTCACGTAGGTGAGCACCAGCTTGGGGAAGACCGGCGGGTGGCGGAGCCGAGCTCGGATTTCGCGCCGGCGAGCCGGTTCGAGGACCGCGAAGCCCTGTCCAAGTACGAGGAGGACATCCTGGACCTGGCCGGCGGTGCGCAGGAAGCCATCGAGCGCCACAGACAGTCCGACACCCCGGTGTCACACGACTTCTCAGCATTCGACTCCTCCGGCCAAGTCGAGGAGCCTGAGGAGGACACGCTAATGAACGCCGGCAGAGGCTTCGGCGACTCCCTGGGAGGACGAACCCCCACTGAGGGGTTCGGAGAAGCGGTGTCGTCGGAACCAGAAACATCCCCGCCGGGTCCGGCGAGTACCGGGAAGGAGCCACGATCCGCCTCGCCGCCGCCCA atgagcctatttttcctccttctgctccatCTCAACCTTTGATGCATTCTTCTGCAG CAGGCAGGGCTGAACCACTGGGACAGGAGGGTGATCCTTCTCGGCTTGGATCTGTCACACTTCCTTCCTCTATCTCTCCCCTCCATTCTCCTGACTCTCTGGAGGAACTGTCTCTTTCTGAAAGCCCCAATCAGGCCCCCATGTCCATGCCATTTGGCTCCCATGTGGTGCCAGCTACCGAGTTCCCTCAAAAACCAAGCCAGGATGTGCCTTTGAATGAAGACGTGAATGTTTTTGAATGTAAAACAGAGTCTAAATTAAGCCTTGGTAGTGGAGATCAGAGCATCATAAGCAAGAAAGATGGAGAGACTACGAAGACAGCGACCATGTCAGCTTTAGAAAGCGATAGGTTGTTAAGCTCCTTTATGACCTCCGAGATAGATCTAGGGTCCAAGATAGATACAGGAAAGTCTGCACGCTGTGAAGACAGTGGAGTTGCATCCTCACCTGATGAGAAGTTGGGCAGTTCAGTGGGGTCTCACGAGGACGCAAAAACCGATAGTGATAAAGAAGGGTTTGATAAAGATTCAGAATCTGGAGAATCCACTGGATCAACTCCTACTCAATCACCTGTCAACCCGAAGATCACGGCTGAGTCTTTTCTTTCACACTCTTCCTTTAATCCAACAGCAAACATGGATGTGCCCCACTATGAAACTCAAGACATCACAAAGGCTGTGGATGAAACTGCTAAAGATGTGCTTTCTGCAAAAACATTGTGGTACGAATCTGATATGGTAACAAGCAAAGCAGgggcagatgatgatgatgatgatgatgatgatttcatGTTTGAGATGAAGGCCTCTGCTGCTTCCAAGAACCCTTTCCAAGGGTTCTCTCCCATTGGAGATTCCAGCAGTGGGTTTCCACAGTTCAGCGAGGCTTCAGATGGAAAGGCTGCAAAAGTGTCTGAAAGCCCAACGCCAGATGTAGTGCAGCATGCACATGATGGAGATTTGCAAGAAACTGTTCTGACAAAACCTAAAGAAGAAGCAACTGTTGATTTGGTACAAATGGCTTCTGATTCAGTCATGGAACCGGTCAGTGCCTCAGTGCAGTCTGCTTTAACTGAAGGGTCTGAGGAATCTCCAGTGCCACCTTCTCTTCCAGACATCTTGAAATCTTCTCCTTTGAATCCTGACAAAATAGATTCAGGATCATCTGAGGAAAGTTCTGACTATGAACACAGTCCAACTCAAGAAGTGAGAATGGGAAACCTTTCATCTACAAACCCTTTTGCCTTTGATACCAAGATTTCACTCCTGAAGGAAATGGCAGAAGAGACAGAAGCTCGTGCAGCTGAGAAAGTAAAGCCAAACATAGAAGCATCAAGTGCTGAGAAAATGTTTGGCGCTTTTGACCTGGTGAAGGAGGCTGAGACTACTACTAAAAGCAAAGATTCAGAAGTAGAGGAGAAAGACTCTTTGTTTTCCGGTCAGGATTCACCAAAATTTGTCGAGCTGTCTCAGATTAGGAACCCCCCTGCATCTATGAACCTGCCCACCAGCCCACCTAGTAAACCTGTAGCAGCTGAAGAATCTGATTCTGAAAGTCCAATGACAGATTCGTTGTCTCCGGTCTTGGAAGCAATGGCAAAGAATCCTGCAAGTTTTCAAGTTGAAGTTGAGAGCAAGAGTTTGGAAGATTCCAAAACCTCACCTGTCAAGGCGATGAAGGGTCTGTCAGAAGGTTATTTAGAGGAACACGAGGCTTCTGAGCAGGAGGTCTCATCAGAAGAATTTGAGTTCATAGAAAGGCCCCCGAAAGGTGTGATGGATGAGTTTTTGGAAACATTGGACAGCTCCAAGTTTGCGAAAGTGCCAGAAATGGGCACAGACGATGACGCGTCACCTGGTTTTGGGCAGGCAGAGTTACCTGCAGACATGACTTCTGAGCTGGGGTCACATCAAAACTCCTACATGCTGTTGACACAATCAGCTGCTGGGGCTTCATCCCCAAAACTGAAGATGGATCTGGAGAACCCAGTCGCTTCGTTCAAAGAGGTCGTACATCATGTCGACAAGGCTGCTGCCCCTTCGCTCGCCCCTCTCATTCAGCCAAACATAGAAGAGCCTGAGAAACCCACTGCTTctcagaagaaggaggaggaccaGAGGACCAATGTGGCAACCTCCCCTGAAGCACCTAATGCTGCTCAGTTGCCAACCTTGAGCGCAGAAACAG TGGTGGACCTCTTGTACTGGCGCGATGTCAAGACGACGGGCGTGGTGTTCGGCGCCgccctcttcctgctgctctccctGACCGTGTGCAGCATCATCAGCGTGTGCTCCTACGTGGCCCTGGCCCTGCTCTCGGTCACCATCACGTTCAGGATATACAAGGGCATCCTGCAGGCCGTCCAGAAATCTGATGAAGGACATCCCTTCAA GGTCTACCTGGAGCAGGACGTGGCTCTGTCCGAGGACCTGGTCCACAAGTACAGCGACGTGACCCTGGTGCATATCAACAGCATCCTGAAGGAGCTGCGGCGCCTCTTCTTGGTGGAAGATCTGGTGGATTCCCTCAAG TTCGCTGTGCTCATGTGGATCCTGACATACGTCGGTGCCTTGTTCAACGGCCTCACTCTGCTCATCCTTG GTCTCATTGCGGTGTTCAGCTGCCCAGTTATTTATGAAAGACACCAG AAACAAATTGACCATTACTTGGCCCTGGCAAGAAACCAAATGAAAGATGTTGTTGGAAA GATCCAGGCCAAGATTCCTGGGATGAAGCCCAAGACCGAGTGA
- the LOC108932844 gene encoding reticulon-4-like isoform X2 translates to MEDNAEISSTTPHVGEHQLGEDRRVAEPSSDFAPASRFEDREALSKYEEDILDLAGGAQEAIERHRQSDTPVSHDFSAFDSSGQVEEPEEDTLMNAGRGFGDSLGGRTPTEGFGEAVSSEPETSPPGPASTGKEPRSASPPPNEPIFPPSAPSQPLMHSSAANMDVPHYETQDITKAVDETAKDVLSAKTLWYESDMVTSKAGADDDDDDDDDFMFEMKASAASKNPFQGFSPIGDSSSGFPQFSEASDGKAAKVSESPTPDVVQHAHDGDLQETVLTKPKEEATVDLVQMASDSVMEPVSASVQSALTEGSEESPVPPSLPDILKSSPLNPDKIDSGSSEESSDYEHSPTQEVRMGNLSSTNPFAFDTKISLLKEMAEETEARAAEKVKPNIEASSAEKMFGAFDLVKEAETTTKSKDSEVEEKDSLFSGQDSPKFVELSQIRNPPASMNLPTSPPSKPVAAEESDSESPMTDSLSPVLEAMAKNPASFQVEVESKSLEDSKTSPVKAMKGLSEGYLEEHEASEQEVSSEEFEFIERPPKGVMDEFLETLDSSKFAKVPEMGTDDDASPGFGQAELPADMTSELGSHQNSYMLLTQSAAGASSPKLKMDLENPVASFKEVVHHVDKAAAPSLAPLIQPNIEEPEKPTASQKKEEDQRTNVATSPEAPNAAQLPTLSAETVVDLLYWRDVKTTGVVFGAALFLLLSLTVCSIISVCSYVALALLSVTITFRIYKGILQAVQKSDEGHPFKVYLEQDVALSEDLVHKYSDVTLVHINSILKELRRLFLVEDLVDSLKFAVLMWILTYVGALFNGLTLLILGLIAVFSCPVIYERHQKQIDHYLALARNQMKDVVGKIQAKIPGMKPKTE, encoded by the exons ATGGAAGACAACGCGGAAATATCTTCCACGACCCCTCACGTAGGTGAGCACCAGCTTGGGGAAGACCGGCGGGTGGCGGAGCCGAGCTCGGATTTCGCGCCGGCGAGCCGGTTCGAGGACCGCGAAGCCCTGTCCAAGTACGAGGAGGACATCCTGGACCTGGCCGGCGGTGCGCAGGAAGCCATCGAGCGCCACAGACAGTCCGACACCCCGGTGTCACACGACTTCTCAGCATTCGACTCCTCCGGCCAAGTCGAGGAGCCTGAGGAGGACACGCTAATGAACGCCGGCAGAGGCTTCGGCGACTCCCTGGGAGGACGAACCCCCACTGAGGGGTTCGGAGAAGCGGTGTCGTCGGAACCAGAAACATCCCCGCCGGGTCCGGCGAGTACCGGGAAGGAGCCACGATCCGCCTCGCCGCCGCCCA atgagcctatttttcctccttctgctccatCTCAACCTTTGATGCATTCTTCTGCAG CAAACATGGATGTGCCCCACTATGAAACTCAAGACATCACAAAGGCTGTGGATGAAACTGCTAAAGATGTGCTTTCTGCAAAAACATTGTGGTACGAATCTGATATGGTAACAAGCAAAGCAGgggcagatgatgatgatgatgatgatgatgatttcatGTTTGAGATGAAGGCCTCTGCTGCTTCCAAGAACCCTTTCCAAGGGTTCTCTCCCATTGGAGATTCCAGCAGTGGGTTTCCACAGTTCAGCGAGGCTTCAGATGGAAAGGCTGCAAAAGTGTCTGAAAGCCCAACGCCAGATGTAGTGCAGCATGCACATGATGGAGATTTGCAAGAAACTGTTCTGACAAAACCTAAAGAAGAAGCAACTGTTGATTTGGTACAAATGGCTTCTGATTCAGTCATGGAACCGGTCAGTGCCTCAGTGCAGTCTGCTTTAACTGAAGGGTCTGAGGAATCTCCAGTGCCACCTTCTCTTCCAGACATCTTGAAATCTTCTCCTTTGAATCCTGACAAAATAGATTCAGGATCATCTGAGGAAAGTTCTGACTATGAACACAGTCCAACTCAAGAAGTGAGAATGGGAAACCTTTCATCTACAAACCCTTTTGCCTTTGATACCAAGATTTCACTCCTGAAGGAAATGGCAGAAGAGACAGAAGCTCGTGCAGCTGAGAAAGTAAAGCCAAACATAGAAGCATCAAGTGCTGAGAAAATGTTTGGCGCTTTTGACCTGGTGAAGGAGGCTGAGACTACTACTAAAAGCAAAGATTCAGAAGTAGAGGAGAAAGACTCTTTGTTTTCCGGTCAGGATTCACCAAAATTTGTCGAGCTGTCTCAGATTAGGAACCCCCCTGCATCTATGAACCTGCCCACCAGCCCACCTAGTAAACCTGTAGCAGCTGAAGAATCTGATTCTGAAAGTCCAATGACAGATTCGTTGTCTCCGGTCTTGGAAGCAATGGCAAAGAATCCTGCAAGTTTTCAAGTTGAAGTTGAGAGCAAGAGTTTGGAAGATTCCAAAACCTCACCTGTCAAGGCGATGAAGGGTCTGTCAGAAGGTTATTTAGAGGAACACGAGGCTTCTGAGCAGGAGGTCTCATCAGAAGAATTTGAGTTCATAGAAAGGCCCCCGAAAGGTGTGATGGATGAGTTTTTGGAAACATTGGACAGCTCCAAGTTTGCGAAAGTGCCAGAAATGGGCACAGACGATGACGCGTCACCTGGTTTTGGGCAGGCAGAGTTACCTGCAGACATGACTTCTGAGCTGGGGTCACATCAAAACTCCTACATGCTGTTGACACAATCAGCTGCTGGGGCTTCATCCCCAAAACTGAAGATGGATCTGGAGAACCCAGTCGCTTCGTTCAAAGAGGTCGTACATCATGTCGACAAGGCTGCTGCCCCTTCGCTCGCCCCTCTCATTCAGCCAAACATAGAAGAGCCTGAGAAACCCACTGCTTctcagaagaaggaggaggaccaGAGGACCAATGTGGCAACCTCCCCTGAAGCACCTAATGCTGCTCAGTTGCCAACCTTGAGCGCAGAAACAG TGGTGGACCTCTTGTACTGGCGCGATGTCAAGACGACGGGCGTGGTGTTCGGCGCCgccctcttcctgctgctctccctGACCGTGTGCAGCATCATCAGCGTGTGCTCCTACGTGGCCCTGGCCCTGCTCTCGGTCACCATCACGTTCAGGATATACAAGGGCATCCTGCAGGCCGTCCAGAAATCTGATGAAGGACATCCCTTCAA GGTCTACCTGGAGCAGGACGTGGCTCTGTCCGAGGACCTGGTCCACAAGTACAGCGACGTGACCCTGGTGCATATCAACAGCATCCTGAAGGAGCTGCGGCGCCTCTTCTTGGTGGAAGATCTGGTGGATTCCCTCAAG TTCGCTGTGCTCATGTGGATCCTGACATACGTCGGTGCCTTGTTCAACGGCCTCACTCTGCTCATCCTTG GTCTCATTGCGGTGTTCAGCTGCCCAGTTATTTATGAAAGACACCAG AAACAAATTGACCATTACTTGGCCCTGGCAAGAAACCAAATGAAAGATGTTGTTGGAAA GATCCAGGCCAAGATTCCTGGGATGAAGCCCAAGACCGAGTGA